From Nycticebus coucang isolate mNycCou1 chromosome 6, mNycCou1.pri, whole genome shotgun sequence, the proteins below share one genomic window:
- the PAX9 gene encoding paired box protein Pax-9 isoform X3: MEPAFGEVNQLGGVFVNGRPLPNAIRLRIVELAQLGIRPCDISRQLRVSHGCVSKILARYNETGSILPGAIGGSKPRVTTPTVVKHIRTYKQRDPGIFAWEIRDRLLADGVCDKYNVPSVSSISRILRNKIGNLAQQGHYDSYKQHQPAPQPALPYNHIYSYPSPITAAAAKVPTPPGVPAIPGSVAMPRTWPSSHSVTDILGIRSITDQGVSDSSPYHSPKVEEWSSLGRNNFPAAAPHAVNGLEKGALEQEAKYGQAPNGLPAVSSFVSASSMAPYPTPAQVSPYMTYSAAPSGYVAGHGWQHAGGTPLSPHNCDIPASLAFKGMQAAREEKLT, from the exons ATGG AGCCAGCTTTCGGGGAGGTGAACCAGCTGGGAGGAGTGTTCGTGAACGGGAGGCCGCTGCCCAACGCCATCCGGCTTCGCATAGTGGAACTGGCCCAACTGGGCATCCGACCGTGTGACATCAGCCGCCAGCTACGGGTCTCGCACGGCTGCGTGAGCAAGATCCTGGCACGCTACAACGAGACGGGTTCGATCTTGCCAGGAGCTATCGGGGGCAGCAAGCCCCGAGTCACCACCCCCACGGTGGTGAAACACATCCGGACCTACAAGCAGAGGGACCCTGGCATCTTCGCCTGGGAGATCCGGGACCGCCTGCTGGCGGACGGCGTGTGCGACAAGTACAACGTGCCCTCGGTGAGCTCCATCAGCCGCATTCTGCGCAACAAGATCGGCAACTTGGCCCAGCAGGGTCATTACGACTCGTACAAGCAGCACCAGCCGGCGCCCCAGCCAGCGCTGCCCTACAATCACATCTATTCGTACCCCAGCCCCATCACTGCGGCGGCCGCCAAGGTGCCCACGCCGCCCGGTGTGCCAGCCATTCCCGGTTCTGTGGCCATGCCGCGCACCTGGCCCTCCTCGCACTCGGTCACTGACATCCTGGGGATTCGCTCCATCACCGACCAAG gagtGAGCGACAGCTCCCCCTACCACAGCCCCAAGGTGGAGGAGTGGAGCAGCCTGGGTCGCAACAACTTTCCTGCCGCTGCCCCGCACGCCGTGAACGGGCTGGAGAAGGGAGCCTTGGAGCAGGAAGCCAAGTACGGTCAG GCACCAAATGGTCTCCCAGCGGTGAGCAGTTTTGTGTCGGCGTCCAGCATGGCTCCTTACCCTACTCCGGCCCAAGTGTCGCCTTACATGACCTACAGTGCTGCTCCTTCTGGTTATGTTGCTGGACATGGGTGGCAACATGCCGGTGGCACCCCACTGTCCCCCCACAACTGTGACATTCCTGCATCGCTGGCATTCAAGGGAATGCAGGCAGCCAGAGAAG AAAAACTGACATGA
- the PAX9 gene encoding paired box protein Pax-9 isoform X2, giving the protein MEPAFGEVNQLGGVFVNGRPLPNAIRLRIVELAQLGIRPCDISRQLRVSHGCVSKILARYNETGSILPGAIGGSKPRVTTPTVVKHIRTYKQRDPGIFAWEIRDRLLADGVCDKYNVPSVSSISRILRNKIGNLAQQGHYDSYKQHQPAPQPALPYNHIYSYPSPITAAAAKVPTPPGVPAIPGSVAMPRTWPSSHSVTDILGIRSITDQGVSDSSPYHSPKVEEWSSLGRNNFPAAAPHAVNGLEKGALEQEAKYGQAPNGLPAVSSFVSASSMAPYPTPAQVSPYMTYSAAPSGYVAGHGWQHAGGTPLSPHNCDIPASLAFKGMQAAREGSHSVTASAL; this is encoded by the exons ATGG AGCCAGCTTTCGGGGAGGTGAACCAGCTGGGAGGAGTGTTCGTGAACGGGAGGCCGCTGCCCAACGCCATCCGGCTTCGCATAGTGGAACTGGCCCAACTGGGCATCCGACCGTGTGACATCAGCCGCCAGCTACGGGTCTCGCACGGCTGCGTGAGCAAGATCCTGGCACGCTACAACGAGACGGGTTCGATCTTGCCAGGAGCTATCGGGGGCAGCAAGCCCCGAGTCACCACCCCCACGGTGGTGAAACACATCCGGACCTACAAGCAGAGGGACCCTGGCATCTTCGCCTGGGAGATCCGGGACCGCCTGCTGGCGGACGGCGTGTGCGACAAGTACAACGTGCCCTCGGTGAGCTCCATCAGCCGCATTCTGCGCAACAAGATCGGCAACTTGGCCCAGCAGGGTCATTACGACTCGTACAAGCAGCACCAGCCGGCGCCCCAGCCAGCGCTGCCCTACAATCACATCTATTCGTACCCCAGCCCCATCACTGCGGCGGCCGCCAAGGTGCCCACGCCGCCCGGTGTGCCAGCCATTCCCGGTTCTGTGGCCATGCCGCGCACCTGGCCCTCCTCGCACTCGGTCACTGACATCCTGGGGATTCGCTCCATCACCGACCAAG gagtGAGCGACAGCTCCCCCTACCACAGCCCCAAGGTGGAGGAGTGGAGCAGCCTGGGTCGCAACAACTTTCCTGCCGCTGCCCCGCACGCCGTGAACGGGCTGGAGAAGGGAGCCTTGGAGCAGGAAGCCAAGTACGGTCAG GCACCAAATGGTCTCCCAGCGGTGAGCAGTTTTGTGTCGGCGTCCAGCATGGCTCCTTACCCTACTCCGGCCCAAGTGTCGCCTTACATGACCTACAGTGCTGCTCCTTCTGGTTATGTTGCTGGACATGGGTGGCAACATGCCGGTGGCACCCCACTGTCCCCCCACAACTGTGACATTCCTGCATCGCTGGCATTCAAGGGAATGCAGGCAGCCAGAGAAGGTAGTCATTCTGTCACAGCTTCTGCACTCTGA
- the PAX9 gene encoding paired box protein Pax-9 isoform X1, translating into MEPAFGEVNQLGGVFVNGRPLPNAIRLRIVELAQLGIRPCDISRQLRVSHGCVSKILARYNETGSILPGAIGGSKPRVTTPTVVKHIRTYKQRDPGIFAWEIRDRLLADGVCDKYNVPSVSSISRILRNKIGNLAQQGHYDSYKQHQPAPQPALPYNHIYSYPSPITAAAAKVPTPPGVPAIPGSVAMPRTWPSSHSVTDILGIRSITDQGVSDSSPYHSPKVEEWSSLGRNNFPAAAPHAVNGLEKGALEQEAKYGQAPNGLPAVSSFVSASSMAPYPTPAQVSPYMTYSAAPSGYVAGHGWQHAGGTPLSPHNCDIPASLAFKGMQAAREGLASSMTSAVTKDTSQWHGWQHSSISL; encoded by the exons ATGG AGCCAGCTTTCGGGGAGGTGAACCAGCTGGGAGGAGTGTTCGTGAACGGGAGGCCGCTGCCCAACGCCATCCGGCTTCGCATAGTGGAACTGGCCCAACTGGGCATCCGACCGTGTGACATCAGCCGCCAGCTACGGGTCTCGCACGGCTGCGTGAGCAAGATCCTGGCACGCTACAACGAGACGGGTTCGATCTTGCCAGGAGCTATCGGGGGCAGCAAGCCCCGAGTCACCACCCCCACGGTGGTGAAACACATCCGGACCTACAAGCAGAGGGACCCTGGCATCTTCGCCTGGGAGATCCGGGACCGCCTGCTGGCGGACGGCGTGTGCGACAAGTACAACGTGCCCTCGGTGAGCTCCATCAGCCGCATTCTGCGCAACAAGATCGGCAACTTGGCCCAGCAGGGTCATTACGACTCGTACAAGCAGCACCAGCCGGCGCCCCAGCCAGCGCTGCCCTACAATCACATCTATTCGTACCCCAGCCCCATCACTGCGGCGGCCGCCAAGGTGCCCACGCCGCCCGGTGTGCCAGCCATTCCCGGTTCTGTGGCCATGCCGCGCACCTGGCCCTCCTCGCACTCGGTCACTGACATCCTGGGGATTCGCTCCATCACCGACCAAG gagtGAGCGACAGCTCCCCCTACCACAGCCCCAAGGTGGAGGAGTGGAGCAGCCTGGGTCGCAACAACTTTCCTGCCGCTGCCCCGCACGCCGTGAACGGGCTGGAGAAGGGAGCCTTGGAGCAGGAAGCCAAGTACGGTCAG GCACCAAATGGTCTCCCAGCGGTGAGCAGTTTTGTGTCGGCGTCCAGCATGGCTCCTTACCCTACTCCGGCCCAAGTGTCGCCTTACATGACCTACAGTGCTGCTCCTTCTGGTTATGTTGCTGGACATGGGTGGCAACATGCCGGTGGCACCCCACTGTCCCCCCACAACTGTGACATTCCTGCATCGCTGGCATTCAAGGGAATGCAGGCAGCCAGAGAAG
- the PAX9 gene encoding paired box protein Pax-9 isoform X4, translating to MEPAFGEVNQLGGVFVNGRPLPNAIRLRIVELAQLGIRPCDISRQLRVSHGCVSKILARYNETGSILPGAIGGSKPRVTTPTVVKHIRTYKQRDPGIFAWEIRDRLLADGVCDKYNVPSVSSISRILRNKIGNLAQQGHYDSYKQHQPAPQPALPYNHIYSYPSPITAAAAKVPTPPGVPAIPGSVAMPRTWPSSHSVTDILGIRSITDQGVSDSSPYHSPKVEEWSSLGRNNFPAAAPHAVNGLEKGALEQEAKHQMVSQR from the exons ATGG AGCCAGCTTTCGGGGAGGTGAACCAGCTGGGAGGAGTGTTCGTGAACGGGAGGCCGCTGCCCAACGCCATCCGGCTTCGCATAGTGGAACTGGCCCAACTGGGCATCCGACCGTGTGACATCAGCCGCCAGCTACGGGTCTCGCACGGCTGCGTGAGCAAGATCCTGGCACGCTACAACGAGACGGGTTCGATCTTGCCAGGAGCTATCGGGGGCAGCAAGCCCCGAGTCACCACCCCCACGGTGGTGAAACACATCCGGACCTACAAGCAGAGGGACCCTGGCATCTTCGCCTGGGAGATCCGGGACCGCCTGCTGGCGGACGGCGTGTGCGACAAGTACAACGTGCCCTCGGTGAGCTCCATCAGCCGCATTCTGCGCAACAAGATCGGCAACTTGGCCCAGCAGGGTCATTACGACTCGTACAAGCAGCACCAGCCGGCGCCCCAGCCAGCGCTGCCCTACAATCACATCTATTCGTACCCCAGCCCCATCACTGCGGCGGCCGCCAAGGTGCCCACGCCGCCCGGTGTGCCAGCCATTCCCGGTTCTGTGGCCATGCCGCGCACCTGGCCCTCCTCGCACTCGGTCACTGACATCCTGGGGATTCGCTCCATCACCGACCAAG gagtGAGCGACAGCTCCCCCTACCACAGCCCCAAGGTGGAGGAGTGGAGCAGCCTGGGTCGCAACAACTTTCCTGCCGCTGCCCCGCACGCCGTGAACGGGCTGGAGAAGGGAGCCTTGGAGCAGGAAGCCAA GCACCAAATGGTCTCCCAGCGGTGA